From Motilibacter peucedani, the proteins below share one genomic window:
- a CDS encoding sensor histidine kinase, giving the protein MSTTLQPPAPPQPGTGPSVWSRGSRAAVRLARAVATAVSLLMCLVVLGDIGHLMLMGGGGALWGRWQTLAYPLALLLTVWLLRRMPLVTLGVLLLDTLSVAFVFTSTVAPLALFVLVDLALAYVAATCRRSASAVAAGASLFVLTAATSSLTTASSPVEGVTLRHVSPVLSLTVVLAVGLAWLVGNTVRERRLHARTVRDQATLQAVTAERLRIARELHDVVAHSIGVIAIQAGMGSRVFDTQPEEARQALSAIERTSRETLTGLRTTLGTLRRTDDREEPVPRAPAPGLADLDRLVATTADAGVAVELTWDGPPRALPAELDLSAFRIVQEALTNVVRHAGTSCCQVRVVTRPDEVVLEVVDHGRGLTGTGEGYGLVGMRERVELLRGKLEAGPGAEGGFRVLARLPVGA; this is encoded by the coding sequence GTGTCCACGACACTGCAGCCGCCGGCACCGCCCCAGCCCGGCACCGGCCCTTCGGTCTGGAGTCGCGGCTCGAGGGCCGCCGTCCGACTGGCGCGCGCCGTCGCGACGGCGGTGAGCCTGCTCATGTGCCTCGTGGTGCTGGGCGACATCGGCCACCTGATGCTGATGGGCGGCGGGGGCGCACTCTGGGGGCGCTGGCAGACGCTCGCCTACCCGCTGGCGCTGCTGCTGACCGTGTGGCTGCTGAGGCGCATGCCGCTGGTGACCCTCGGCGTGCTGCTCCTGGACACGCTGTCGGTCGCGTTCGTCTTCACCTCCACGGTCGCACCGCTCGCACTCTTCGTCCTGGTCGACCTGGCGCTCGCCTACGTCGCGGCGACCTGCCGCCGCAGCGCCTCCGCGGTCGCGGCGGGGGCCAGCCTGTTCGTGCTCACCGCCGCGACCTCCTCGCTCACCACCGCCTCCTCCCCGGTCGAGGGCGTCACACTGCGCCACGTGTCGCCGGTGCTCTCCCTCACCGTCGTGCTCGCGGTCGGCCTCGCGTGGTTGGTGGGCAACACCGTCCGGGAGCGGCGTCTGCACGCGCGGACGGTGCGGGACCAAGCCACGCTGCAGGCCGTCACCGCGGAGCGGCTGCGCATCGCGCGCGAGCTGCACGACGTCGTCGCCCACAGCATCGGCGTCATCGCGATCCAGGCCGGCATGGGCAGCCGCGTCTTCGACACGCAGCCCGAGGAGGCCCGCCAGGCGCTGAGCGCGATCGAGCGGACCAGTCGTGAGACGTTGACGGGGCTGCGCACGACGCTGGGCACCCTGCGGCGGACCGACGACCGGGAGGAGCCCGTACCTCGCGCCCCGGCACCGGGGCTCGCCGACCTCGACCGCCTCGTCGCGACGACGGCGGACGCTGGCGTCGCGGTGGAGCTGACGTGGGACGGCCCGCCCCGTGCCCTGCCGGCCGAGCTCGACCTCTCGGCCTTCCGCATCGTGCAGGAGGCGCTGACCAACGTGGTGCGGCACGCGGGCACGAGCTGCTGCCAGGTCCGGGTGGTCACGCGGCCCGACGAGGTCGTGCTCGAGGTCGTGGACCACGGGCGCGGGCTCACGGGCACCGGGGAGGGCTACGGGCTGGTCGGGATGCGCGAGCGGGTGGAGCTGCTGCGCGGGAAGCTGGAGGCCGGGCCGGGGGCAGAGGGCGGCTTCCGCGTGCTCGCCCGGCTGCCGGTGGGCGCGTGA